TGTAATTTTTTTTTGAATTAAACCGGCATAACCACAACTATCATCGGCCATGGTGCGTATTTCAGTCATTTTGTCAGATGATCCTTCTGTAAATAGAGCTTCATTGGTGCATGAATAGCATAAGAATAAAAGGCCCGCAAAGGGCAGAATAAAGTGTTTCATTGTATTAGATTTTTAAAAGGTGGTGAAAAAATTAATAGGAAAAAGAAAAAGATTTACCAAAATAGCAATCGACATTGTTTAAACATGCTTCATGTCTAACAGAAAATTTCTTGCGAAAATTTGTGATCATAATTATTTAAATTACAATACATTATGATTTAAATTTTTCTAAGAAGATTTTCTATTCACTATAAATACCTTGTGATAAATATTTTTAAAATAAATCTCTGTTCTTTAAATATTATACCCTAGTCAGACCGGCCGGTAAACTACCATATCAATTATTAAAGACAGTAAATAAAAACATGTACTCAAAAAAAAATCAAAAAGTTTGTTGAAGCGGATTTTTGAGAGTTTATTTTTGACCAGTAGGGCAGATTATTGGGCCAAAATAGATTTTTTTAACCTTGATTAAATTAAAATCAAAATTTTATTGTATATTTGTAAGTTTAGGAAATGAGAAAAAGAATATATCATGCCAGTCGGTACAGCGATCAATGAAAATGAGTTAAAGCAGGTAAGGGCAAAATTTGATACTTTACTTGAGGTCATGGAACCAAGTCTTCAGGATGGTGATAAGTCATATCTTGAAAAGGCCTACAACCTCGCTGTGGATGCACATAAGTATCAACGTCGCAAATCAGGGGAACCTTACATATTTCATCCCATTGAAGTTGCCAGAATTTGCTTTGAAGAAATAGGGCTTGGACCTACGGCCATTGTTTGTGCATTGTTGCATGATGTAGTGGAAGACACACCAGTCACTCTGGAAGATATCAAAGAACAGTTCGGGCCTAAAGTGACAGTCATCGTGGACGGTCTCACAAAACTCGATGGAACTTACGATATCGATGTATCGGAGTCTCCTCAGGCTGAAAATTTCAAAAAAGTATTGAGCACACTTATCGTTGATGTCAGAGTTGTCCTGATCAAAATGGCTGACCGATTGCATAATCTGCGCACGATAGACGCACAGGCGAAACACAAGCAACTCAAGATAGCAGCAGAGACCGAGTATATTTATACCCCGTTGGCTCACAGGTTGGGATTGTACAACATCAAAACAGAATTTCAGGATATTTGTCTCCGTATTACCGACCCCCAAACCTACGAAGAGATCAGCCACAAACTCAGCGATACTGACCAGGCAAGAAATAAATACATTGAGGAGTTTATCAAACCACTGGAGGATGAACTCCAGCATCTCGGAGTGCCATTCAGGGTTTTGGGCAGGTGTAAAGCGATATCTTCTATATACAATAAGATCAAGGAGAATAAGGTCACGTTTGAGGAGATCTTTGATATTTTTGCTGTGAGGATCATTATAGATGTACCGACGGACAAAGAAAAAAGTTTTTGCTGGCAAATATATTCTATCATTACAGATGTGTATAAGCCCATACCCGAACGACTCAAGGATTGGGTGACAACACCCAAAGGCAATGGTTATGAATCGCTACACACGACCGTCATAGGTCCCAAGGGAAGATATGTAGAGGTACAAATCCGTAGCGATCGTATGGATGAAATTGCTGAAAGAGGTTTTGCTGCTCACTGGAAATATAAGGGCATCAAAAAACAGGAAAACGTATATGATCACTGGCTTGATAACATCAGAGAAATTCTGGATGCCAAACACTCCAATGCTATGGAGTTTATCAATGACTTTAAGACCAACTTATTCAGCGAAGAAGTCTATGTATTTACTCCGAAAGGTGAAATGCGTATCGTGCCAAAAGGAGCTACAGCATTGGATTTTGCATTTGAAATACACACTGATGTGGGATATCATGCTTCGGCAATCAAGGTAAACAATAAACTGGTACCCATGGGCTACAAGCTCAATAATGGGGATCAGGTACACATAGTCACCAATAAAAATCAGAAACCCAATGAAGATTGGCTCAAAATGGTGATCACAGGCAAGGCGAGATCAAAAATCCGCTCTGCTATGAAAGAAGAGCGACGTAAGATAGGAGAGTTTGGTAAAGAAGCACTCGAACGAAAACTCAAGAACCTTAAGATTGACTTTGAAGACAACGTGGACACAATAACCAAAAATCTTGGATTTAAGACGCGCATTGATTTATACTATGCATTGTCTCAGGATGAAGCACGGATCACAGATATCAAAAATTACACTATTGAAAATGGTAAGATAGTGTTTAAAAAAGAGGAAGAGGATGAGACCAAATCAGCACCTGTCGCCGAAGAACTAAAAAAACTGCAAAGACCGTCCAAAACCAACAAGTCCAATATTCTGGTCAACGGCGAGCCCGCAGATATGTATCAGTATTCGCTGGCTAGTTGCTGCAATCCCGTACAAGGTGATGAAATATTTGCCTATCTTACAGCTAATCAAGGACTTAAAATCCATAGAACTTCATGTTCTAATGCAACACATATTTTAGCAAATTTTGGATACAGAGTCCTCAAAGCAGATTGGGAAGACTCTGTCAACTCCAATTTTATAGTAGAATTGGTAGTCACAGGTGTGGATTCAGGGCCAGGCGTGATCCAAATGCTGACCAATGAACTTTCCAACAAACTAGGCATCAACATCAAGACCTTCAGTATGGAGGGCAAAGAAGGTTTTTATGAAGGGAAAATCGGCATTGTTGTATTGAACAAAGACCAGCTCAATATCGTTGTACAAGCAT
The sequence above is drawn from the Saprospiraceae bacterium genome and encodes:
- a CDS encoding bifunctional (p)ppGpp synthetase/guanosine-3',5'-bis(diphosphate) 3'-pyrophosphohydrolase, with the translated sequence MPVGTAINENELKQVRAKFDTLLEVMEPSLQDGDKSYLEKAYNLAVDAHKYQRRKSGEPYIFHPIEVARICFEEIGLGPTAIVCALLHDVVEDTPVTLEDIKEQFGPKVTVIVDGLTKLDGTYDIDVSESPQAENFKKVLSTLIVDVRVVLIKMADRLHNLRTIDAQAKHKQLKIAAETEYIYTPLAHRLGLYNIKTEFQDICLRITDPQTYEEISHKLSDTDQARNKYIEEFIKPLEDELQHLGVPFRVLGRCKAISSIYNKIKENKVTFEEIFDIFAVRIIIDVPTDKEKSFCWQIYSIITDVYKPIPERLKDWVTTPKGNGYESLHTTVIGPKGRYVEVQIRSDRMDEIAERGFAAHWKYKGIKKQENVYDHWLDNIREILDAKHSNAMEFINDFKTNLFSEEVYVFTPKGEMRIVPKGATALDFAFEIHTDVGYHASAIKVNNKLVPMGYKLNNGDQVHIVTNKNQKPNEDWLKMVITGKARSKIRSAMKEERRKIGEFGKEALERKLKNLKIDFEDNVDTITKNLGFKTRIDLYYALSQDEARITDIKNYTIENGKIVFKKEEEDETKSAPVAEELKKLQRPSKTNKSNILVNGEPADMYQYSLASCCNPVQGDEIFAYLTANQGLKIHRTSCSNATHILANFGYRVLKADWEDSVNSNFIVELVVTGVDSGPGVIQMLTNELSNKLGINIKTFSMEGKEGFYEGKIGIVVLNKDQLNIVVQALEKLPGVSSVVRTDRAYK